In Halosegnis marinus, one genomic interval encodes:
- a CDS encoding S9 family peptidase: MSNDPVRASDYHDLAQVAGPSVAPDGERVAFLRKVPEDDESYETTVYTVPADGSAEPRRFTASEGNDAEPTWSPAGDRLAFVSDRGTEGVPQLRVVPADGGESERVTNVVGGVSNVAWSPDGTRIAFTQTATAEERDAGHDLDADEEYEREEPDPRVEDRTVYRAFRSYFDGGRSHVYVVDLDTEDVTRLTDGDRDYQFPAWADDDSLYYAVKTPVDDPDDSIEFDVERVPADGDGEAEHVFTTTDYGPQVEVAADGRLAYPYTPEDRASMQPTDVRVLDPETDEETTVTADLDRTLHRSRSMAWDDGDLYFLTPDEGNVVVRRATFDGGVELETLVGEGGATELHAAGGTVAVPRSTAEHPADVFAYADGDLTRLSAVNADYLDSHAYSVPEPVSFESDGHTVEGWVLTPPDAEDGEQYPLAVEVHGGPHVTWVAGGGMWHEFQTLAARGYVVFWSNPRGSLGYGEAFAKGIAEDWGDVTMTDVLNGADAVAARDDVDESQQFLTGGSFGGFMTGWMVGHTDRFEGAVAQRGVYDLASFYGSTDGAYKLVEGDFDALPWEDTEYLAEQSPVNYVQNVTTPTLVMHSEEDYRVPMCNGEMFYRYLRRVGVDTRLVRYPREGHELSRAGEPAHVVDRIERIVRWFDGYSAHHDVPRALDRERNDGLSAGENDEDSDE, from the coding sequence ATGAGCAACGACCCGGTCCGCGCGAGCGACTACCACGACCTCGCGCAGGTCGCCGGCCCGAGCGTCGCGCCCGACGGCGAGCGCGTGGCGTTCCTGCGAAAGGTACCCGAGGACGACGAGAGCTACGAGACGACCGTCTACACCGTCCCCGCCGACGGGAGCGCCGAGCCGCGGCGCTTCACCGCGAGCGAGGGGAACGACGCCGAACCGACGTGGTCGCCCGCCGGCGACCGCCTCGCGTTCGTCTCCGACCGCGGCACGGAGGGCGTCCCGCAGCTGCGCGTCGTGCCCGCCGACGGCGGCGAGTCCGAGCGCGTCACGAACGTCGTGGGCGGCGTCTCGAACGTCGCGTGGTCGCCCGACGGCACGCGCATCGCCTTCACCCAGACCGCGACCGCCGAGGAGCGCGACGCGGGACACGACCTCGACGCCGACGAGGAGTACGAGCGCGAGGAACCGGACCCCCGCGTCGAGGACCGCACCGTCTACCGGGCGTTCCGGTCGTACTTCGACGGCGGGCGCTCGCACGTGTACGTCGTCGACCTCGACACCGAGGATGTGACGCGGCTCACGGACGGCGACCGCGACTACCAGTTCCCGGCGTGGGCCGACGACGACAGCCTCTACTACGCGGTGAAGACGCCCGTCGACGACCCGGACGACTCCATCGAGTTCGACGTCGAGCGCGTCCCCGCGGACGGCGACGGCGAGGCCGAACACGTCTTTACGACGACCGACTACGGCCCGCAGGTCGAGGTGGCCGCCGACGGCCGCCTCGCGTACCCGTACACGCCCGAGGACCGCGCCTCGATGCAGCCGACCGACGTGCGCGTTCTGGACCCGGAAACGGACGAGGAGACGACGGTCACGGCCGACCTCGACCGCACGCTCCACCGCTCGCGCTCGATGGCGTGGGACGACGGCGACCTCTACTTCCTCACGCCCGACGAGGGGAACGTCGTCGTCCGGCGCGCGACGTTCGACGGCGGCGTCGAACTGGAGACGCTCGTCGGCGAGGGCGGCGCGACCGAACTCCACGCGGCCGGCGGCACCGTCGCCGTCCCGCGCTCGACGGCCGAGCACCCCGCGGACGTGTTCGCCTACGCCGACGGCGACCTGACGCGCCTCTCCGCGGTGAACGCCGACTACCTCGACTCGCACGCCTACTCGGTCCCCGAACCCGTCTCCTTCGAGAGCGACGGCCACACCGTCGAGGGGTGGGTGCTGACACCGCCGGACGCGGAGGACGGCGAGCAGTACCCGCTCGCGGTGGAGGTCCACGGCGGTCCCCACGTCACGTGGGTCGCGGGCGGCGGGATGTGGCACGAGTTCCAGACGCTCGCGGCGCGCGGCTACGTCGTCTTCTGGTCGAACCCCCGCGGCTCGCTCGGCTACGGCGAGGCGTTCGCGAAGGGCATCGCGGAGGACTGGGGCGACGTGACGATGACCGACGTGCTCAACGGCGCGGACGCGGTCGCCGCGCGCGACGACGTGGACGAGAGCCAGCAGTTCCTCACCGGCGGCTCGTTCGGCGGCTTCATGACCGGCTGGATGGTCGGCCACACCGACCGCTTCGAGGGCGCGGTCGCCCAGCGGGGCGTCTACGACCTCGCCTCCTTCTACGGCTCGACCGACGGCGCGTACAAGCTCGTCGAGGGGGACTTCGACGCCCTCCCGTGGGAGGACACGGAGTACCTCGCCGAGCAGTCGCCCGTCAACTACGTGCAGAACGTCACGACGCCGACGCTCGTGATGCACTCCGAGGAGGACTACCGCGTCCCGATGTGCAACGGCGAGATGTTCTACCGCTACCTCCGACGGGTCGGCGTCGATACCCGGCTGGTTCGCTATCCGCGCGAGGGCCACGAACTCTCGCGCGCGGGCGAGCCGGCCCACGTCGTGGACCGCATCGAGCGCATCGTCCGGTGGTTCGACGGCTACTCCGCCCACCACGACGTGCCGCGCGCGCTCGACCGCGAGCGCAACGACGGGCTGTCGGCGGGCGAGAACGACGAGGACAGCGACGAGTAG
- a CDS encoding LysE family transporter, with protein sequence MPGLVTYLAAAVALILVPGPDTAFVLAQSVAAGRAAGVRAALGVAVGVCVHTVAAVVGLAALVRAAPALSDAAALAAGRARALFESTRARRWLGGVAGGATLALAGLAAREAL encoded by the coding sequence GTGCCCGGCCTCGTCACCTACCTCGCGGCCGCGGTCGCGCTGATACTCGTGCCCGGCCCGGACACGGCGTTCGTCCTCGCGCAGTCGGTGGCCGCGGGCCGCGCCGCCGGCGTCCGGGCCGCGCTCGGGGTGGCCGTCGGCGTCTGTGTCCACACGGTCGCCGCCGTCGTCGGCCTCGCCGCGCTGGTGCGGGCCGCCCCGGCGCTGTCCGACGCGGCGGCGCTGGCGGCCGGTCGCGCCCGCGCCCTGTTCGAGAGCACGCGCGCCCGGCGGTGGCTCGGCGGCGTCGCCGGCGGGGCGACGCTCGCGCTCGCCGGCCTCGCCGCGCGGGAGGCCCTGTAA
- a CDS encoding signal recognition particle protein Srp54, producing MVLDDLGSSLRGSLDKLRGKSRLDEEDVEEIVKEIQRSLLQADVSVDLVMDLSEDIRERALNEEPPGGTSARDHVLRIVYEELVGLVGESTDLPLESQTIMLAGLQGSGKTTSAAKMAWWFSKKGLRPGVIQTDTFRPGAYDQAKQMCERAEVEFYGDPDNDDPVDIARKGKEELSDVDVLIVDTAGRHALEDTLIGELEEIERVVDPDRNLLVLDAAIGQGAKDQADEFESAVGIDGVVITKLDGTAKGGGALAAVDRTDSSIAFLGTGEEVQDIERFEPSGFISRLLGMGDLKQLTERVERAMEETGQTEEDWDPEEMMKGEFTLHDMRKQMEAMNNMGPLSQVMDMIPGLGGGLKDQLPDDAMDVTQERLRDFEVIMDSMTDDELANPRSVSKSRIERVARGSGKSEEQVRELLEQHKMMSRMMKQFSGMGDGDMQRMMKKMQGGGGGGGMGGMGPFGD from the coding sequence ATGGTACTCGACGACTTGGGGAGCTCCCTCCGCGGCAGTCTCGACAAGCTGCGGGGGAAGTCCCGCCTCGACGAGGAGGACGTCGAGGAGATAGTCAAGGAGATACAGCGCTCGCTGCTGCAGGCCGACGTCTCCGTCGACCTCGTGATGGACCTCTCGGAGGACATCCGCGAGCGGGCGCTCAACGAGGAGCCACCGGGCGGCACGAGCGCGCGCGACCACGTCCTCCGCATCGTCTACGAGGAGCTCGTCGGGCTGGTCGGCGAATCGACCGACCTCCCGCTCGAATCACAGACCATCATGCTCGCCGGCCTGCAGGGGTCGGGCAAGACCACCTCCGCCGCGAAGATGGCGTGGTGGTTCTCGAAGAAGGGGCTGCGCCCGGGCGTCATCCAGACGGACACGTTCCGCCCCGGCGCGTACGACCAGGCGAAGCAGATGTGCGAGCGCGCCGAGGTGGAGTTCTACGGCGACCCCGACAACGACGACCCCGTGGACATCGCCCGGAAGGGGAAGGAGGAGCTGTCGGACGTGGACGTGCTCATCGTTGACACGGCCGGCCGCCACGCGCTGGAGGACACCCTCATCGGCGAACTGGAGGAGATAGAGCGGGTCGTCGACCCGGACCGCAATCTGCTCGTGCTCGACGCGGCCATCGGGCAGGGCGCGAAGGACCAGGCCGACGAGTTCGAGAGCGCCGTCGGCATCGACGGCGTCGTCATCACGAAGCTCGACGGGACGGCGAAGGGCGGGGGCGCGCTCGCCGCCGTCGACCGGACGGACTCCTCCATCGCCTTCCTCGGCACCGGCGAGGAGGTCCAGGACATCGAGCGGTTCGAGCCCTCGGGCTTCATCTCCCGACTCCTCGGGATGGGCGACCTCAAGCAGCTCACCGAGCGCGTCGAGCGCGCGATGGAGGAGACGGGCCAGACCGAGGAGGACTGGGACCCCGAGGAGATGATGAAGGGGGAGTTCACCCTCCACGACATGCGCAAGCAGATGGAGGCGATGAACAACATGGGGCCGCTCTCGCAGGTGATGGACATGATTCCGGGCCTCGGCGGCGGGCTGAAGGACCAGCTCCCCGACGACGCGATGGACGTGACCCAGGAGCGGCTTCGCGACTTCGAGGTCATCATGGACTCGATGACCGACGACGAGCTCGCGAACCCCCGCTCCGTCTCGAAGTCCCGCATCGAGCGGGTCGCGCGCGGCTCCGGCAAGTCCGAGGAGCAGGTGCGCGAACTGCTCGAACAGCACAAGATGATGTCCCGGATGATGAAGCAGTTCTCCGGGATGGGCGACGGCGACATGCAGCGGATGATGAAGAAGATGCAGGGCGGCGGCGGTGGCGGCGGCATGGGCGGGATGGGACCGTTCGGCGACTGA
- a CDS encoding type IV pilin N-terminal domain-containing protein has product MNYTDIKTLLSEEDAVSPVIGVILMVAITVILAAVIGTFVLGLGDQVQSSAPNANFEFQYDGGADGAIDDSTNADDSFTITHNGGQDVDSSNVQILVDGTAVPDTNLSPGSWDTTISTGSSYTATEDGSNNVFGGGESIRVVWTSPNGGSSNTIGQSTVPN; this is encoded by the coding sequence ATGAACTACACAGACATCAAGACGCTCCTCTCGGAGGAGGACGCGGTATCGCCGGTCATCGGCGTCATCCTCATGGTCGCCATCACGGTCATCCTGGCCGCAGTCATCGGCACGTTCGTGCTCGGGCTGGGCGACCAGGTCCAGTCCAGCGCGCCCAACGCGAACTTCGAGTTCCAGTACGACGGAGGAGCCGATGGAGCTATCGATGACTCGACAAACGCTGACGACTCGTTCACAATCACTCACAACGGCGGTCAAGACGTTGATTCGTCCAATGTTCAAATCCTAGTCGATGGCACAGCAGTTCCCGATACCAACCTATCGCCTGGTAGCTGGGACACCACCATCTCGACGGGCAGCAGCTACACTGCGACTGAAGATGGTTCGAACAATGTCTTTGGTGGCGGCGAGAGCATCCGCGTCGTCTGGACCTCGCCCAACGGCGGTTCCTCGAACACCATCGGGCAGTCGACCGTCCCGAACTGA
- a CDS encoding magnesium transporter, whose translation MSVRDTATEAYREALPVVAISAVGGLFAGVVLGGMEAELSAIPGLLLLVPALLATRGNVYGSLGARLASALHQGLVEPRLDLADERTRAAVAAAMANGVLVSCFAAVAGFALLAVLGRDHASLASLVGVALVAGLVSGLLLTLAVVVVVFVGYRRGLNPDTLAGPVVTTTGDVVGVATMLLAARLVLALGGG comes from the coding sequence ATGAGCGTTCGCGACACCGCGACGGAGGCCTACCGGGAGGCCCTGCCGGTGGTCGCGATAAGCGCCGTCGGGGGGCTGTTCGCGGGCGTCGTCCTCGGGGGGATGGAGGCGGAACTGTCGGCGATTCCCGGCCTGCTGCTTCTGGTTCCCGCGCTGCTCGCGACGCGGGGGAACGTGTACGGCTCGCTCGGCGCGCGGTTGGCGAGCGCGCTCCATCAGGGGCTGGTGGAACCCCGCTTGGACCTCGCGGACGAGCGGACGCGCGCGGCGGTCGCGGCGGCGATGGCGAACGGCGTCCTCGTGAGCTGTTTCGCGGCGGTCGCGGGGTTCGCGCTGCTCGCCGTCCTCGGGCGAGACCACGCGAGCCTCGCGTCGCTCGTCGGCGTCGCGCTCGTCGCCGGACTGGTCTCCGGGCTCCTGCTCACCCTCGCCGTCGTCGTCGTGGTGTTCGTCGGCTACCGCCGCGGGCTCAACCCCGACACCCTCGCCGGGCCGGTGGTGACGACGACGGGCGACGTGGTCGGCGTGGCGACGATGCTGCTCGCCGCGCGGCTGGTGCTCGCGCTCGGGGGTGGGTAG
- a CDS encoding magnesium transporter, with the protein MARWTVRAIVADMLPVLLVLTLVELGSGLVLDTLQSTLLRYPSLLVLVPVVIGAAGNLGSIMASRLSTATHLGLLSFEPTDPTLAGNALATGALAATLFPLVGAGAWGVQALVGGAALPLSTVVLVAGLSGAALAVLSVVVSVAATYAAYRLGADPDDVVLPVVTNTCDVLGVLVLFGVVRVVL; encoded by the coding sequence ATGGCCCGGTGGACCGTCCGCGCCATCGTCGCGGACATGCTCCCCGTCCTGCTCGTGTTGACGCTCGTGGAACTGGGCTCGGGGCTGGTGCTCGACACGCTCCAGTCCACCCTCCTGCGATACCCCTCGCTGTTGGTGCTCGTTCCCGTCGTCATCGGCGCGGCGGGGAACCTCGGCTCCATCATGGCCTCGCGGCTCTCCACCGCGACGCACCTGGGCCTGCTCTCCTTCGAGCCGACGGACCCGACGCTCGCGGGCAACGCGCTCGCGACCGGCGCGCTCGCGGCCACGCTGTTCCCCCTCGTCGGCGCGGGCGCGTGGGGCGTCCAGGCGCTCGTCGGCGGGGCGGCGCTCCCGCTCTCGACGGTCGTGCTCGTCGCGGGGCTCTCCGGCGCGGCGCTGGCGGTGCTGTCCGTCGTGGTGAGCGTCGCGGCCACGTACGCCGCCTACCGACTCGGCGCGGACCCCGACGACGTGGTGCTGCCCGTCGTTACGAACACGTGCGACGTGCTCGGCGTGCTCGTGCTGTTCGGGGTTGTCCGCGTCGTTCTCTGA
- a CDS encoding ABC transporter ATP-binding protein — protein MFGEDAADAAPDDTVLEVDGVDSGYGEVQVLDDLSLTLARDEIACLVGPNGAGKSTVLKTVFGMLTPWTGSVRFDGRDIGGMAPEDIVREGVGYVPQTDNVFGSLSIAENLRMGGVARDDDLGPVIDGLYDRFPILEEKREAKASTLSGGQRQVLAFARALVMEPDVLLIDEPSAGLAPNTADEVFADVQAVNDLGTAILMVEQNAKKGLAISDYGYVLDQGTVAYEDEADGLLDNPEVSRLYLGG, from the coding sequence CTGTTCGGCGAGGACGCCGCGGACGCCGCGCCCGACGATACCGTCCTCGAAGTCGACGGCGTGGACTCGGGCTACGGCGAGGTGCAGGTGCTCGACGACCTCTCGCTCACGCTCGCGCGCGACGAGATCGCCTGTCTCGTCGGGCCGAACGGCGCGGGGAAGTCCACCGTGCTCAAGACCGTCTTCGGGATGCTGACCCCGTGGACCGGGAGCGTCCGGTTCGACGGCCGCGACATCGGCGGGATGGCCCCGGAGGACATCGTCCGCGAGGGCGTCGGCTACGTCCCGCAGACGGACAACGTGTTCGGGAGCCTCTCCATCGCGGAGAACCTCCGCATGGGCGGGGTCGCGCGCGACGACGACCTCGGCCCCGTCATCGACGGCCTCTACGACCGCTTCCCGATACTGGAGGAGAAGCGCGAGGCCAAGGCCAGCACCCTCTCCGGCGGCCAGCGACAGGTGCTCGCCTTCGCCCGCGCGCTCGTGATGGAGCCCGACGTGCTCCTCATCGACGAGCCCTCGGCCGGACTGGCACCGAACACCGCCGACGAGGTGTTCGCCGACGTGCAGGCGGTCAACGACCTCGGCACCGCGATCCTGATGGTCGAACAGAACGCCAAGAAGGGCCTCGCCATCTCGGATTACGGCTACGTCCTCGACCAGGGGACCGTCGCCTACGAGGACGAGGCCGACGGCCTGCTCGACAACCCCGAGGTTTCGCGGCTCTACCTCGGCGGCTAG
- a CDS encoding ABC transporter ATP-binding protein, whose translation MSETSGVHDGPNLDKEDAVLRVEGLRKTFGGLVATDDASFAVERGTITGLIGPNGAGKSTIFNLVSGFYEPDGGTVTVNGTDVTGAAPHEVAAEGLVRTFQTPRKLEGMTVREAMLVGPRNQPGESFVKLFTDPEGVRAAETANIEDAHAMLERFEIGHLATQPATDLSGGQMKLVELARAMLTEPDLLMLDEPVAGVNPTLANTLREHVRRLNEEEDVTLCIIEHDMEFIMNLADPIIVLDQGSVLVEGSPDAVRADDRVIDAYLGGGGA comes from the coding sequence GTGAGTGAGACGAGCGGCGTCCACGACGGTCCGAACCTCGACAAGGAGGACGCCGTCCTCCGCGTCGAGGGCCTCCGCAAGACGTTCGGCGGCCTCGTCGCCACCGACGACGCCTCCTTCGCCGTGGAGCGGGGCACCATCACGGGCCTCATCGGCCCGAACGGCGCCGGCAAGTCCACCATCTTCAACCTCGTCTCCGGCTTCTACGAGCCGGACGGCGGCACGGTCACGGTCAACGGGACCGACGTGACCGGCGCGGCCCCCCACGAGGTGGCCGCCGAGGGGCTCGTCCGGACGTTCCAGACTCCCCGGAAGCTGGAGGGGATGACCGTCCGCGAGGCGATGCTCGTCGGCCCGCGGAACCAGCCCGGCGAGTCGTTCGTGAAGCTCTTCACCGACCCGGAGGGCGTCCGCGCCGCCGAGACGGCCAACATCGAGGACGCCCACGCCATGCTCGAACGGTTCGAGATCGGGCATCTGGCGACCCAGCCCGCGACCGACCTCTCGGGCGGGCAGATGAAGCTCGTGGAGCTGGCGCGCGCCATGCTCACCGAGCCGGACCTGTTGATGCTCGACGAGCCGGTCGCGGGGGTCAACCCCACGCTCGCGAACACCCTTCGCGAGCACGTCCGCCGCCTCAACGAGGAGGAGGACGTGACGCTGTGTATCATCGAACACGACATGGAGTTCATCATGAACCTCGCCGACCCCATCATCGTCCTCGACCAGGGGAGCGTCCTCGTCGAGGGCTCGCCCGATGCCGTCCGCGCCGACGACCGCGTCATCGACGCGTACCTCGGGGGTGGTGGCGCGTGA
- a CDS encoding branched-chain amino acid ABC transporter permease translates to MSVADRLGGRFDGLTAAEQGVSAFVVGLSVLLLFGLITGGLSPTYFLYLVGLVGMYVLLSFGLNAQWGYTGLINFSVAAFFGLGAYGTALLTASSSPIGLSGSLLLGVVPLTLVGLFVAIVLAAVVAVAIGVPTLRLRADYLAIASLGLAEVVRVLILNQQDVTNGSAGLRGLPGFFEGWPLLGTFPETMPTLRVAELEVSIPGVYSTRILGFTLDTPFWQALVNVALVFVFVAVVYAVLRRAHRSPWGRVLRTVRADEDLAEALGKDTYSLKMQSFVLGSVIMALAGVFYAHLNLFVSPGDLEPINTFYVWIAVILGGSGSNRGAMFGGFVVIAIREGTRFLGDLLPEALPSLGIPFTDLAVSFPELVATTYATVVNNFASTRLLAVGLLIVLVMRFRPQGVLPPQRELVWPASVAESSGPGETNPRETIEDGATAGAHETAATDAAADEGSAPDESADTADADDTTTADADDGGEDRE, encoded by the coding sequence GTGAGCGTCGCCGACCGCCTGGGCGGGCGGTTCGACGGCCTCACGGCCGCCGAGCAGGGGGTGTCGGCGTTCGTCGTCGGCCTCTCCGTCCTGCTGCTGTTCGGCCTCATCACCGGGGGGCTCTCGCCGACGTACTTCCTCTACCTCGTCGGCCTCGTCGGGATGTACGTCCTGCTCTCGTTCGGGCTCAACGCCCAGTGGGGGTACACGGGGCTCATCAACTTCTCCGTCGCCGCGTTCTTCGGGCTGGGGGCGTACGGGACGGCCCTGCTCACGGCGTCGAGTTCCCCCATCGGCCTGTCGGGGTCGCTGCTCCTCGGCGTCGTGCCGCTCACGCTCGTCGGCCTGTTCGTCGCCATCGTGCTCGCGGCCGTCGTGGCCGTCGCCATCGGCGTCCCGACGCTCCGGCTCCGGGCCGACTACCTCGCCATCGCCTCGCTGGGGCTGGCCGAGGTGGTCCGCGTCCTCATCCTGAACCAACAGGACGTGACGAACGGGAGCGCGGGGCTCCGCGGCCTCCCCGGCTTCTTCGAGGGGTGGCCCCTGCTGGGGACGTTCCCCGAGACGATGCCCACGCTCCGCGTCGCGGAGCTGGAGGTGTCGATACCGGGCGTCTACTCGACGCGAATCCTCGGGTTCACGCTCGACACGCCGTTCTGGCAGGCGCTCGTGAACGTCGCGCTCGTCTTCGTCTTCGTCGCCGTGGTCTACGCCGTCCTCCGGCGCGCGCACCGCTCGCCGTGGGGGCGCGTGCTCCGCACCGTCCGCGCCGACGAGGACCTCGCGGAGGCGCTCGGCAAGGACACCTACTCGCTGAAGATGCAGTCGTTCGTGCTCGGGAGCGTCATCATGGCGCTGGCGGGCGTCTTCTACGCCCACCTGAACCTCTTCGTCAGCCCGGGCGACCTCGAACCCATCAACACGTTCTACGTGTGGATCGCGGTCATCCTCGGCGGGAGCGGCTCGAACCGCGGCGCGATGTTCGGCGGCTTCGTCGTCATCGCCATCCGCGAGGGGACGCGCTTCCTCGGCGACCTGCTCCCCGAGGCGCTTCCGTCGTTGGGTATCCCCTTTACCGACCTCGCCGTCTCGTTCCCGGAGCTGGTGGCGACGACCTACGCGACGGTCGTGAACAACTTCGCGTCCACGCGGCTGCTCGCCGTGGGGCTGCTCATCGTCCTCGTGATGCGGTTCCGCCCGCAGGGCGTCCTGCCGCCCCAGCGCGAACTCGTCTGGCCCGCCTCGGTCGCCGAGTCGTCGGGCCCCGGCGAGACGAACCCGCGCGAGACCATCGAGGACGGCGCGACCGCGGGCGCCCACGAGACCGCCGCGACCGACGCGGCGGCGGACGAGGGGTCGGCACCCGACGAGTCCGCGGACACCGCGGACGCCGACGACACCACCACCGCCGACGCCGACGACGGGGGTGAGGACCGTGAGTGA
- a CDS encoding branched-chain amino acid ABC transporter permease — protein sequence MSVLEYLANGLVYSSIIVLASIGLSLVYSIADFANFAHGDTMTVGAYTSLVTFGFVGALGGEVLGLPLGFFVALAAGVAVAALVAVLTHRLVYEPLDIDSIGLLITSIGVAFVYRSVIRLGFGAQPFEFDIELQRPIEALLPYGIRMTVHDVAIVASAAVLVAGLHALLQYTDLGRKMRATADNPDLARVAGIRTNRVEIWTWILGAGLAGAGGAFLGLYNQISPRMGFDILLVVFAAVILGGIGSVYGAMAGGFLIGMVNQLMPILPDLGAEIPLVPDAFGIPIGSQYANAVAFLIMVAVLLFRPSGIAGEEAS from the coding sequence ATGTCCGTCCTCGAATACCTCGCGAACGGGCTGGTGTACTCCAGCATCATCGTCCTCGCGAGCATCGGCCTGTCGCTGGTGTACTCCATCGCCGACTTCGCGAACTTCGCGCACGGCGACACGATGACGGTGGGGGCGTACACCTCCCTCGTCACCTTCGGGTTCGTCGGCGCGCTCGGCGGCGAGGTGCTCGGGCTCCCGCTCGGCTTCTTCGTCGCGCTCGCGGCCGGCGTCGCCGTCGCGGCCCTCGTGGCCGTGCTCACCCACCGGCTGGTGTACGAGCCGCTGGACATCGACTCCATCGGCCTGCTCATCACCTCCATCGGGGTGGCGTTCGTCTATCGCTCGGTCATCAGGCTGGGCTTCGGCGCCCAGCCGTTCGAGTTCGACATCGAGCTCCAGCGGCCCATCGAGGCGCTGTTGCCCTACGGTATCCGGATGACCGTCCACGACGTGGCCATCGTGGCCTCCGCGGCGGTGCTCGTCGCGGGGCTCCACGCCCTGCTGCAGTACACGGACCTCGGGCGGAAGATGCGCGCCACCGCCGATAACCCGGACCTCGCGCGGGTCGCGGGCATCCGCACCAACCGCGTCGAGATATGGACGTGGATACTCGGCGCGGGGCTGGCGGGCGCCGGCGGGGCGTTCCTCGGCCTCTACAACCAGATATCGCCCCGGATGGGGTTCGACATCCTGCTGGTCGTCTTCGCCGCGGTCATCCTCGGCGGCATCGGCTCCGTCTACGGGGCGATGGCCGGCGGCTTCCTCATCGGGATGGTGAACCAGCTGATGCCGATACTGCCCGACCTCGGGGCCGAGATACCCCTCGTCCCCGACGCGTTCGGCATCCCCATCGGGAGCCAGTACGCCAACGCCGTGGCCTTCCTCATCATGGTCGCGGTGCTGCTGTTCAGGCCGTCCGGCATCGCCGGGGAGGAGGCGTCGTGA
- a CDS encoding ABC transporter substrate-binding protein yields MGDDTNIRRRDVLTASGAGALALTAGCVTSTDSTATETDSGGDGNGGATATETDGDMSGEPYSIGMVNSLTGSLSAFGQRNERGMELALQSIEDAGNIRGRPLDIIVEDSESQSQAGVSAAQKLVNQDGVPFLIGAVGSGVSLAIYESVIQGTDVVQLSQNSTGTELTEFPGLLRMSPTGSTQSSALANIIADDGYDSVALAWVNNDYGQGLAETFRSEWDGDIAYDQPHDQGQSSYSSTVSAMANSGADAWLFITYQPEFTSMAQEAYSNGYEAQYYGADSVAGPDVLSSTPEGSLEGMKIATPSAAIDQENYQNFASEFEDAYGEAPTSWSAFAYDCVITAALSIATADEFTGAGLQATVRDVTRPEGEEVFTFAEAMDVLGEDGSASDIDYQGVSGPIDFDENGDPVGFLQILTVQDHEYVQTGTIEG; encoded by the coding sequence ATGGGAGACGATACCAACATCCGGCGGCGCGACGTTCTGACCGCTTCGGGGGCGGGGGCGCTCGCGCTGACCGCCGGCTGTGTGACTTCGACGGACAGTACGGCGACCGAGACGGACTCGGGCGGCGACGGCAACGGCGGCGCGACTGCCACCGAGACGGACGGCGACATGAGCGGCGAGCCGTACTCCATCGGGATGGTCAACTCCCTCACGGGCTCGCTGTCGGCGTTCGGCCAGCGCAACGAGCGCGGGATGGAGCTGGCGCTGCAGTCCATCGAGGACGCCGGGAACATCCGCGGCCGCCCGCTCGACATCATCGTCGAGGACTCCGAGAGCCAGTCGCAGGCCGGCGTCTCGGCGGCCCAGAAGCTCGTCAATCAGGACGGCGTCCCGTTCCTCATCGGCGCGGTCGGCTCCGGCGTCTCGCTCGCCATCTACGAGTCGGTCATCCAGGGGACCGACGTGGTCCAGCTGAGCCAGAACTCCACGGGGACCGAACTGACCGAGTTCCCCGGCCTGCTCCGCATGTCGCCGACCGGCTCCACGCAGTCGTCGGCGCTGGCGAACATCATCGCCGACGACGGCTACGACTCCGTCGCGCTCGCGTGGGTGAACAACGACTACGGGCAGGGGCTCGCGGAGACCTTCCGCAGCGAGTGGGACGGCGACATCGCCTACGACCAGCCCCACGACCAGGGCCAGTCGTCGTACTCCTCGACGGTGTCGGCGATGGCCAACTCCGGCGCGGACGCGTGGCTGTTCATCACCTACCAGCCGGAGTTCACCTCGATGGCCCAGGAGGCGTACTCCAACGGCTACGAGGCGCAGTACTACGGCGCCGACTCCGTCGCCGGCCCGGACGTGCTCTCCTCCACGCCGGAGGGGAGCCTCGAGGGGATGAAGATAGCCACCCCCTCGGCGGCCATCGACCAGGAGAACTACCAGAACTTCGCCTCGGAGTTCGAGGACGCGTACGGCGAGGCCCCGACCTCGTGGTCGGCGTTCGCCTACGACTGCGTCATCACGGCGGCGCTGTCCATCGCGACGGCCGACGAGTTCACGGGCGCGGGCCTGCAGGCGACCGTCCGCGACGTGACCCGTCCGGAGGGCGAGGAGGTGTTCACCTTCGCCGAGGCGATGGACGTGCTCGGCGAGGACGGCTCCGCCTCCGACATCGACTACCAGGGGGTCTCGGGTCCCATCGACTTCGACGAGAACGGGGACCCGGTCGGCTTCCTCCAGATCCTCACCGTCCAGGACCACGAGTACGTCCAGACCGGCACCATCGAAGGCTAG